From Candidatus Kaelpia imicola, a single genomic window includes:
- the rplB gene encoding 50S ribosomal protein L2 has translation MAIKKRRPLNPSLRFQSYSDFKEITKKSPEKSLLEPLSEKAGRNNHGHITMRRRGGGVKRRYRRIDFKRDKRDMEAKVIAIEYDPNRSARIALLEYTDKERRYIIWPLGLKVGDTVISSENAEIKSGNSMPLKNIPSGVSIHNLELAEGKGAQIVRSAGCWAQIMAKEGNFAHIKMPSGEVRRIDVNCYATIGQVANSDHMNISIGKAGRNRWLGKRPKVRGVAMNPVDHPMGGDTAGGRPSSSPWGWPSKGLKTRNKNKQSNKFIVKRRK, from the coding sequence ATGGCTATTAAGAAAAGAAGACCATTAAATCCATCGTTAAGGTTTCAGAGTTACTCTGATTTTAAAGAGATAACAAAGAAGAGCCCAGAGAAATCTCTCCTTGAGCCTTTGAGTGAGAAAGCTGGCAGGAATAATCATGGCCACATTACAATGCGTAGACGTGGTGGCGGAGTTAAAAGGCGCTACAGAAGGATTGATTTTAAAAGAGATAAGAGGGATATGGAAGCAAAGGTGATAGCGATTGAGTATGATCCTAATAGAAGTGCTAGAATTGCATTATTAGAATATACAGATAAAGAGAGAAGATATATTATCTGGCCTTTGGGTTTAAAAGTAGGCGATACTGTCATCTCTTCTGAGAATGCCGAGATAAAGTCCGGTAACTCTATGCCTCTTAAGAATATCCCCAGCGGGGTATCTATTCATAATTTAGAATTAGCAGAAGGCAAGGGAGCTCAGATTGTGCGCTCTGCCGGTTGTTGGGCGCAGATTATGGCAAAAGAGGGTAATTTTGCACACATAAAGATGCCTTCAGGCGAAGTTAGACGGATAGATGTCAACTGCTATGCGACTATAGGTCAGGTAGCAAATTCCGATCATATGAACATATCGATTGGTAAAGCAGGAAGAAATAGATGGCTTGGGAAGAGACCCAAGGTTAGAGGTGTAGCGATGAACCCGGTAGATCATCCTATGGGTGGTGATACAGCTGGCGGTAGACCGTCGTCCTCTCCATGGGGATGGCCGTCTAAGGGGCTTAAGACACGCAATAAAAATAAGCAATCTAATAAATTCATTGTAAAAAGGAGAAAATAG
- the rplD gene encoding 50S ribosomal protein L4 — MKKTDYTIDILNISGDKVADFELDKDVFNGNVNRKLLHQVITSYLANKRQGTASTKTRAEVSGGGSKPWKQKGTGRARVGSNRSPIWRGGGTVFGPKMRDYSVRIPKRMKVEALKSSLNAKLLDQELVLIEDFQIEEPKTKGFVKIVKNLGLDKLKALFVSENVSDNMRLSCRNVEGVFIKSFANLNAYDVLNCKKIVLSKGALSGVSERIKRK; from the coding sequence TATTCTCAATATCTCTGGAGATAAGGTTGCTGATTTTGAGCTGGATAAGGACGTTTTTAATGGCAATGTAAACAGAAAACTCTTACATCAGGTTATAACATCTTATCTTGCAAATAAAAGGCAGGGTACAGCTTCAACCAAAACCAGAGCAGAAGTGAGTGGCGGTGGTAGTAAACCTTGGAAACAGAAGGGTACCGGACGTGCCAGGGTAGGGAGCAACAGGTCTCCTATCTGGAGAGGCGGTGGAACTGTATTTGGGCCTAAGATGAGGGATTATTCTGTAAGGATTCCTAAGAGAATGAAGGTGGAAGCCTTGAAATCCTCGCTAAACGCTAAACTATTAGACCAGGAGCTGGTCTTAATTGAAGATTTTCAGATAGAGGAACCTAAGACCAAAGGTTTTGTAAAAATAGTTAAAAATTTAGGATTAGATAAATTGAAAGCCCTTTTTGTGTCGGAGAATGTATCAGATAATATGCGTCTATCTTGTAGAAATGTAGAGGGTGTTTTCATAAAGAGCTTTGCAAATTTAAATGCTTATGATGTTTTAAATTGTAAAAAGATAGTTTTATCTAAAGGGGCTTTAAGTGGGGTTAGTGAGAGGATAAAGAGAAAATGA
- the rpmC gene encoding 50S ribosomal protein L29: protein MKVKDLRNMTDEELNHKLEDLYDKLLHLRSDIKVGKLQKPHEIGVYRSDIAKIHTVISERSKKKKSEAS, encoded by the coding sequence ATGAAAGTCAAGGATTTAAGAAATATGACCGACGAAGAGCTGAATCATAAGCTTGAGGATTTATATGATAAGCTATTGCATCTGCGTAGCGATATTAAAGTCGGTAAGCTGCAGAAACCCCACGAGATTGGAGTTTACCGGTCTGATATTGCGAAAATTCATACAGTAATCAGCGAAAGAAGTAAGAAAAAGAAAAGTGAGGCCTCGTAA
- the rplV gene encoding 50S ribosomal protein L22 — MAVTKAHARFVKISPLKVRLVLDLIRGRDIISAEGLLLNMNKRGAQIIAKLLKSAAANALNNNSLERDLLYISSAYANQGPALNRFRAATMGRVSPIKRRTSHVTIELDYKSKRSAVTKAKTVKEGGKR, encoded by the coding sequence ATGGCGGTTACAAAAGCACATGCACGGTTTGTAAAGATTTCACCTCTGAAGGTGAGATTGGTTTTGGATCTAATTAGAGGCAGGGATATTATCTCTGCTGAAGGTCTGCTTTTGAATATGAATAAGAGAGGGGCTCAGATTATAGCCAAACTGCTTAAATCTGCAGCAGCTAATGCCCTGAACAACAACTCTCTTGAAAGAGATCTTCTTTATATATCAAGTGCCTATGCAAATCAGGGTCCTGCTTTAAACAGGTTCCGGGCTGCTACTATGGGTAGGGTCTCTCCGATAAAGAGAAGGACTTCTCACGTTACAATAGAGCTCGATTATAAAAGCAAAAGGTCGGCAGTAACTAAAGCTAAAACAGTAAAAGAAGGAGGAAAGAGATAG
- the rpsC gene encoding 30S ribosomal protein S3 — MGHKVHPFGYRLGYIKQWKSRWFTQPENIKVFIGEDYKIRKYIKNSLRYAGISSIEIERYPEKVKVVIHTSRPGVIIGRRGVEIDKIQEALQVIVKNKDIAIDIKEIKFPAADAQLVAENVAFQMEKRVSHRRAMKRAMQMANENGVKGIKINCSGRLGGHEIARAESYKSGKVPLQTLRADIDYGFAESRTTVGLIGVKVWIYRGDAVLEKEEIGEES; from the coding sequence ATGGGTCATAAAGTGCACCCTTTTGGGTATAGGCTTGGATATATAAAACAGTGGAAATCCAGGTGGTTTACGCAACCTGAAAATATTAAGGTTTTTATAGGCGAAGACTATAAGATACGTAAATATATTAAAAATAGTTTGAGATACGCTGGTATCTCTAGTATAGAGATTGAAAGATATCCTGAAAAAGTAAAGGTAGTCATACATACTTCACGTCCCGGAGTTATCATAGGTCGGCGGGGGGTTGAGATAGACAAAATTCAAGAAGCTTTGCAGGTGATTGTCAAAAATAAGGATATCGCAATCGATATAAAAGAGATTAAATTTCCTGCTGCCGATGCACAGCTTGTTGCTGAAAATGTTGCGTTTCAAATGGAAAAAAGGGTCTCACATAGAAGAGCTATGAAGAGAGCGATGCAGATGGCTAATGAAAATGGTGTTAAAGGTATAAAGATAAACTGTTCTGGTAGGCTTGGCGGACATGAGATTGCAAGAGCAGAGTCCTACAAGAGCGGAAAGGTTCCTCTTCAAACTTTAAGGGCGGATATCGATTATGGTTTTGCTGAATCAAGGACTACGGTAGGATTAATAGGTGTAAAAGTGTGGATCTATAGAGGCGATGCTGTTTTAGAGAAGGAAGAGATAGGAGAGGAGTCTTAA
- the rplW gene encoding 50S ribosomal protein L23, with protein MNEFKVIKRLLTTEKGAMLSQYNKYTVEVDKRANKIDIKKAVEKIYKVKVESVATVRIVPKPRRLRWTEPGKTSSGKKAIVTLVKGYTIE; from the coding sequence ATGAATGAGTTTAAAGTGATAAAGAGGTTATTAACAACAGAGAAGGGCGCTATGCTATCTCAGTATAACAAGTATACGGTAGAGGTTGATAAGAGAGCTAATAAAATAGATATCAAAAAGGCTGTTGAGAAGATCTACAAGGTAAAAGTTGAGTCTGTTGCTACGGTTAGGATAGTTCCGAAACCAAGAAGATTGAGATGGACTGAACCTGGTAAGACTTCCAGCGGTAAAAAAGCGATAGTAACCTTAGTTAAAGGTTATACGATAGAATGA
- the rplP gene encoding 50S ribosomal protein L16: MVLMPKRVKYRKTQRGKRKGVSKGATKIAFGEFGLQALGNAWITNRQIEAGRVAIMRRLRRGGKLWIRIFPDKPVTKKPLETRMGKGKGVVEHWVAVVKRGRVIFELEGVPEDLARQAFKLASDKLPINCKFVKREII; this comes from the coding sequence ATGGTTTTAATGCCTAAGAGAGTGAAATATCGTAAAACCCAGCGTGGAAAACGCAAGGGAGTATCTAAGGGTGCTACTAAGATAGCATTTGGAGAGTTCGGGCTTCAGGCGTTAGGGAATGCCTGGATTACAAATAGACAGATAGAGGCTGGACGTGTTGCTATCATGAGGCGTCTTAGGCGTGGCGGTAAGCTCTGGATTAGAATATTTCCGGATAAACCTGTGACAAAAAAACCGCTTGAGACCAGAATGGGTAAAGGTAAGGGTGTGGTTGAGCATTGGGTGGCTGTTGTTAAAAGAGGAAGAGTTATCTTTGAGCTTGAAGGTGTTCCAGAAGATTTAGCTCGCCAGGCTTTTAAACTGGCCTCAGATAAGCTGCCCATAAACTGTAAGTTTGTAAAGAGAGAGATAATATGA
- the rpsS gene encoding 30S ribosomal protein S19: protein MPRSLKKGPFVDEHLMKKVEKMSKSSEKRPIKTWSRRSTVIPEFVGFTFEVHNGRSFVSLHVTEKMVGHKLGEFAPTRIFRGHSGIKSKAKITKK, encoded by the coding sequence ATGCCCAGGTCATTGAAAAAGGGTCCATTTGTGGATGAACATTTAATGAAAAAGGTAGAGAAGATGTCAAAGAGCAGCGAGAAGAGACCTATTAAAACTTGGTCTCGCCGTTCAACTGTGATACCTGAGTTCGTAGGTTTTACTTTTGAGGTACATAATGGCAGAAGTTTTGTTTCACTCCATGTTACGGAGAAGATGGTTGGTCATAAACTGGGAGAGTTTGCTCCGACCAGAATTTTTAGAGGACATAGCGGTATTAAATCAAAAGCAAAGATAACTAAAAAATAA